A single genomic interval of Bradyrhizobium sp. AZCC 1693 harbors:
- a CDS encoding AraC family transcriptional regulator, with translation MDALSEALASVHMTGAIFYHAECTAPWGFRVPHLQNVAHVLAPGTERLVSYHLVTDGKAIVHFPGEDDIAVAAGDILIIPHGDAHTVSNGSPSTYLDSGASLGEFLVGHLTTMRLGGGGEVTRFVCGYFGCERHADRLFLAGLPLMIKINLRGDPAGEWLESSVRHLVSQAGSALPGQAVLLSKMAEALFIETLRRYMQALPPEQTGWLAGARDPVVGGALALLHRKPCHHWTVELLAAETGVSRSVLAERFSRFLGEPPLTYLARWRLQLAARRLQTTREAVIQVASEVGYDSEAAFNRAFKREFGIPPGQFRRSSARSDLVGGNGPTRIRTA, from the coding sequence ATGGATGCCCTATCGGAAGCTCTCGCGTCGGTGCATATGACGGGCGCCATCTTCTACCACGCAGAGTGCACAGCCCCCTGGGGGTTCCGGGTGCCTCACCTGCAAAACGTCGCCCATGTCCTTGCTCCCGGAACCGAGCGCCTGGTCAGCTATCACCTGGTCACGGACGGCAAGGCGATCGTGCACTTCCCGGGCGAAGACGACATCGCCGTCGCTGCGGGCGATATACTGATCATCCCCCACGGCGATGCCCATACTGTTTCGAACGGCTCGCCATCGACCTACCTCGACAGCGGCGCTTCGCTCGGCGAGTTCCTGGTCGGCCATCTCACCACGATGCGATTGGGCGGCGGAGGCGAGGTGACAAGGTTCGTCTGCGGTTATTTCGGCTGCGAACGTCATGCCGACCGGCTCTTCCTTGCCGGCCTGCCGCTGATGATCAAGATCAACCTGCGGGGCGACCCGGCCGGCGAATGGCTGGAGAGCTCGGTTCGCCATCTTGTCTCCCAGGCGGGATCCGCGCTGCCGGGACAGGCGGTCCTGCTTTCCAAGATGGCGGAGGCGCTCTTCATCGAAACCCTTCGCCGCTATATGCAGGCGTTGCCGCCGGAACAGACCGGCTGGCTTGCAGGTGCGCGGGATCCGGTCGTCGGCGGCGCATTGGCGCTGCTGCATCGGAAACCCTGTCATCATTGGACCGTGGAGCTGCTTGCCGCCGAAACCGGCGTTTCGCGCTCGGTCCTTGCCGAGAGGTTCTCCCGGTTTCTCGGCGAGCCGCCGCTGACCTACCTTGCGCGCTGGCGATTGCAACTCGCCGCCAGGAGGCTGCAAACCACGCGGGAGGCAGTAATCCAGGTGGCCTCCGAGGTAGGCTACGACTCGGAAGCGGCGTTCAATCGGGCGTTCAAGCGCGAGTTCGGTATTCCGCCAGGCCAGTTCAGGCGATCGTCTGCCCGATCGGACCTGGTCGGAGGTAACGGACCAACTCGCATTCGCACGGCGTGA
- a CDS encoding PilZ domain-containing protein, translating into MIVDEQRTKVQREPRRELRKRPTWLTIDNGTTKIECFVLDVSPGGAKIATDTALDVRDSFELALVPEHTTRQSCEVVWRRGKTYGVKFLS; encoded by the coding sequence ATGATTGTCGACGAACAAAGAACAAAAGTGCAGCGCGAACCGCGGCGCGAGCTGCGCAAACGGCCGACATGGCTGACGATCGACAACGGGACGACGAAGATTGAATGCTTCGTGCTGGACGTCTCGCCGGGCGGCGCCAAGATCGCGACCGATACTGCGCTTGATGTCAGAGACAGCTTTGAATTGGCGCTGGTGCCTGAACATACGACGCGCCAGTCGTGCGAAGTGGTCTGGCGCCGGGGCAAGACCTACGGCGTGAAATTCCTGTCCTGA
- the dctP gene encoding TRAP transporter substrate-binding protein DctP — protein MGLRISVAILLSLTCSQGWAQSNAIRVVSSFSEKSSLASTVREFQTRTTERLGKEWKIEILPPSVNVLDTVRTGGADLAVLSTSALASRKSLLSIDDNDTSFAIFDLPFFFKDLQEAQEVQKSAVGDTVLASVGKLGLVGLGYWNGGMSQLFGKPVQSVDRLKGLKFRTTISPEGRAAVAALGASPSTFAAGEIGMALQAGAIDAIETAPHYVTDGVINLQGGSISEINFRPLVAVVVARREFWRTLSLQNQTILLDEVSRSAESATNQAIQRDRSALDQLNVSAVYSHTDISPMELANFRQSASKTWGTTTSSRVDGVLFVSKQIVARTPPTTPSIAPSTMTVSTPVFFATDRKDEGATDPNVRFAGQRGTLSFGRAEVTVGINRPVASDPDPATKLDQISLLSRADFIAKLNDRLTGSSRKEVLIYVHGFKNSFADAAKNAALLASDIKLDGAVTIFSWPSAAIASEYWGDEDEVLASRAAFLDFLQAVRSAAGAGRINIVAHSMGSRLIAEAMEWALGRPGFKQPLLQHLVLAAPDIYVARFEQAAPSLVAFAKRVTLYASDNDQALWCSNQIVHSKRRAGQGGKEVVVVSGVDTLDATPADVRPWWQWRPCGSGHSYLTRNSSVLADLHNLMTFDAAPRERFRLQARQKGTLSYWIFQAAQ, from the coding sequence ATGGGTCTACGTATCTCTGTTGCGATACTGCTTTCCCTGACCTGCTCCCAAGGCTGGGCCCAATCCAACGCGATCCGCGTTGTCTCAAGCTTCTCGGAAAAGTCATCGCTTGCAAGTACCGTGAGGGAATTTCAAACGCGAACGACGGAGCGCCTTGGGAAAGAGTGGAAGATTGAAATTCTTCCACCCTCCGTTAATGTCCTTGATACCGTCCGCACCGGTGGTGCCGACCTTGCTGTATTGTCGACTTCCGCGCTGGCTTCGCGGAAGTCGCTGTTAAGCATCGATGATAACGACACCAGCTTTGCAATATTCGATCTTCCATTTTTCTTTAAGGACCTGCAGGAAGCGCAAGAGGTACAAAAATCAGCAGTCGGCGATACGGTACTTGCTTCTGTTGGAAAGCTTGGCCTTGTTGGATTGGGGTATTGGAATGGAGGGATGAGCCAGCTGTTTGGCAAACCCGTCCAAAGTGTGGATCGTCTGAAGGGCCTGAAGTTTAGAACAACGATCTCGCCAGAAGGCCGGGCAGCGGTCGCTGCGCTGGGAGCTTCCCCATCTACTTTTGCGGCCGGGGAGATAGGGATGGCACTGCAAGCCGGCGCCATCGACGCTATCGAAACCGCGCCGCACTATGTGACGGACGGCGTCATCAACCTGCAAGGCGGCTCAATTTCCGAGATTAACTTCCGACCGCTGGTAGCAGTTGTAGTAGCGAGGCGGGAATTCTGGCGAACTCTGTCACTTCAGAATCAAACGATCCTGCTTGACGAAGTTTCCCGCTCAGCTGAAAGCGCGACAAATCAGGCCATACAGCGGGACCGGTCAGCCCTCGACCAACTTAATGTCTCTGCTGTCTACTCGCATACGGACATTTCACCAATGGAGCTGGCTAATTTTCGCCAGTCAGCCTCGAAGACTTGGGGAACCACCACTTCGTCGCGGGTTGATGGGGTTCTCTTCGTTTCGAAGCAAATAGTGGCTCGAACTCCACCGACCACTCCCTCCATAGCCCCGTCAACCATGACGGTCAGCACGCCGGTCTTTTTCGCGACCGATCGCAAGGATGAGGGCGCCACCGACCCGAACGTCCGCTTCGCCGGGCAGCGTGGAACCTTGTCATTCGGACGTGCCGAAGTCACCGTTGGCATCAATCGGCCGGTCGCTAGCGATCCCGACCCCGCTACGAAGCTCGACCAGATATCGCTCCTGTCCCGCGCAGATTTTATAGCGAAGCTTAACGATAGGTTGACCGGCAGCAGCCGCAAAGAAGTTCTGATTTACGTTCACGGTTTCAAGAATTCGTTCGCGGACGCCGCAAAGAACGCAGCGTTGCTTGCATCCGATATCAAGTTGGACGGCGCGGTGACGATTTTCAGTTGGCCTTCCGCGGCCATCGCCTCCGAGTATTGGGGAGACGAAGACGAGGTTCTAGCAAGCCGAGCAGCCTTTCTTGATTTCCTCCAGGCTGTTCGAAGTGCGGCAGGCGCTGGCCGTATCAATATTGTTGCGCACAGCATGGGCAGCCGTCTTATTGCCGAAGCAATGGAATGGGCTCTGGGGCGTCCCGGCTTTAAACAACCCCTCTTGCAACATCTCGTCCTGGCGGCACCGGATATCTATGTTGCGAGGTTTGAACAAGCCGCACCAAGTTTAGTGGCATTTGCAAAGCGCGTAACATTGTACGCCTCCGACAATGACCAAGCCCTGTGGTGCTCCAACCAGATCGTCCACAGCAAGCGGCGTGCAGGCCAAGGAGGCAAGGAAGTCGTGGTAGTCAGCGGTGTTGATACGCTCGATGCAACGCCCGCCGACGTGCGACCATGGTGGCAATGGCGCCCCTGCGGCTCTGGTCATTCTTATCTGACACGCAACAGTTCAGTCCTCGCCGACCTACACAATCTAATGACCTTCGATGCAGCGCCACGTGAACGGTTTCGTTTGCAGGCGCGACAGAAAGGCACCCTCAGCTACTGGATATTTCAGGCTGCGCAGTGA
- a CDS encoding efflux RND transporter periplasmic adaptor subunit, protein MALAFVALAGVGFYGFTKIGGTKAGHSEVSSQSRKGLQRYTPSPAEWASLTIQPVTERGFRAEHVTEGKIAIDEDRSTPVFSPYAGRVTKLLAKPGDSVVKGQPLFVIEAADNVQAQNDFIAAMTAMNKAKSALELAQLQGTRAKDLFEGKAVPLKDYQQSQATLIQAQNDMRSSETAMQAARNKLRILGLTDDDIATFQEKGRINPETTIFAPIAGTVVQRKIGPGQYVNAGASDPVYVIGDLSTVWMTAFVRESDCANVAIGQDVTFNVLALPGRSLSARINYVATAIDPATRRLLVRATIDNKNGTLKPEMFANVTIYSAGDRPAVGVPKQALIYEGDQVRIWVAHPDKTIELRQIKPGLTNGDLVEVVGNLKPGEQIVTKGALFIDRAASGS, encoded by the coding sequence ATGGCCCTGGCGTTCGTGGCGCTCGCAGGCGTGGGCTTCTACGGCTTCACGAAAATCGGCGGCACCAAGGCCGGCCATTCGGAAGTCTCGAGCCAGTCCCGCAAGGGATTGCAGCGCTACACGCCGAGCCCGGCCGAATGGGCGAGCCTGACCATCCAGCCCGTTACCGAACGCGGCTTCCGCGCAGAGCACGTCACCGAAGGCAAGATCGCGATCGACGAAGACCGCTCCACGCCGGTGTTCTCGCCCTATGCGGGACGCGTCACCAAGCTTTTGGCCAAGCCGGGCGACAGCGTCGTCAAGGGCCAGCCGCTGTTCGTGATCGAGGCTGCCGACAACGTTCAGGCGCAAAACGATTTCATCGCGGCGATGACCGCCATGAACAAGGCGAAGTCCGCGCTCGAACTTGCACAGTTGCAGGGAACGCGCGCCAAGGACCTGTTCGAAGGCAAGGCCGTCCCGCTGAAGGATTATCAGCAAAGCCAGGCGACGCTGATCCAGGCGCAGAACGACATGCGCTCGTCGGAAACGGCGATGCAGGCGGCGCGCAACAAATTGCGAATTCTCGGTCTCACCGACGACGACATCGCGACCTTCCAGGAGAAGGGCCGCATCAATCCGGAGACCACCATCTTCGCGCCGATCGCGGGCACCGTGGTCCAGCGCAAGATCGGCCCCGGTCAGTACGTCAACGCCGGCGCCAGCGACCCCGTCTATGTGATCGGCGATCTCTCCACCGTCTGGATGACGGCCTTCGTCCGCGAAAGCGATTGCGCGAACGTCGCGATCGGACAGGACGTGACCTTCAATGTGCTGGCGCTGCCGGGCCGTTCGCTTTCGGCGCGGATCAATTACGTCGCTACCGCAATCGATCCTGCGACGCGGCGGCTGCTGGTCCGCGCCACCATCGACAACAAGAACGGCACGCTGAAGCCGGAGATGTTCGCCAACGTCACGATCTATTCGGCGGGCGACCGTCCGGCGGTCGGCGTGCCGAAGCAGGCATTGATCTATGAAGGCGATCAGGTGCGGATCTGGGTCGCGCATCCGGACAAGACAATCGAATTGCGTCAGATCAAGCCTGGCCTCACCAATGGCGATCTCGTCGAGGTGGTCGGCAATCTGAAACCCGGCGAGCAGATCGTCACCAAGGGTGCGCTGTTCATCGACCGCGCCGCGTCCGGCAGCTGA
- a CDS encoding CoA transferase, translated as MQSPREILSDIWTSIGGEASALDALTLTGDEPQLPSSFRVAAAAQVSVAATGLAAAEIWKMRSGQAQEVAVDMRHAMVECRSERYLRVDGKPPPPAWDAIAGVYKTRDGFVRLHTNFPHHRDAVCKVLNCRPERNAVQAALMQWDGEAFETAAYAGGAVVAFMRSHDEWLATPHAKALAGLPLISIAKIGEAAPKPRPKGDRPLVGLRVLDLSRVIAGPVAGRTLAAHGADVLLISGPDLPAIPWLTIDTGRGKLTSFIELKNEQGRATLRDLLAEADIFSQSYRPRAIASLGFSPKDAARIKPGIIYVTLSAYGYAGPWAERRGFDSLVQTATGFNHAEGQAAGVDGPKELPAQMLDHATGYFMAFGAMMAKARQAREGGSWHVQVSLAQTGRWLWNLGRVADGLNTRDFTGEAVTPLVEDMDSGFGALRSVRHSAILSKTPAFWARPAMPLGSHPPQWPARE; from the coding sequence ATGCAAAGCCCCCGCGAAATCCTTTCCGATATCTGGACCTCCATTGGCGGCGAAGCTTCCGCGCTCGACGCGCTCACGCTGACCGGCGATGAGCCGCAATTGCCGTCCTCATTTCGTGTCGCCGCGGCGGCACAGGTCAGCGTCGCTGCGACCGGACTGGCGGCGGCCGAGATATGGAAGATGCGCAGCGGGCAAGCGCAGGAGGTCGCGGTCGATATGCGCCATGCCATGGTCGAATGCCGGAGCGAACGTTATCTGCGCGTCGACGGCAAGCCGCCGCCGCCGGCCTGGGACGCGATCGCTGGCGTCTACAAAACGCGCGATGGCTTCGTGCGCCTGCACACCAATTTTCCCCATCACCGCGATGCCGTCTGCAAGGTGCTGAACTGCAGGCCGGAGCGTAACGCGGTTCAGGCCGCACTGATGCAATGGGACGGCGAGGCGTTCGAGACCGCGGCCTATGCCGGTGGCGCCGTCGTCGCCTTCATGCGCTCGCATGACGAATGGTTGGCGACGCCGCACGCCAAGGCGCTTGCCGGATTGCCACTGATCTCGATCGCAAAGATCGGCGAGGCCGCGCCGAAGCCGAGGCCCAAAGGCGATCGTCCGCTCGTGGGGCTTCGCGTGCTCGATCTGTCGCGGGTGATCGCGGGTCCGGTGGCGGGCCGGACGCTCGCCGCGCATGGCGCCGATGTGTTGCTGATCTCGGGGCCCGACCTGCCGGCCATCCCGTGGCTCACCATCGACACCGGTCGCGGCAAGCTGACGAGTTTTATCGAACTCAAGAACGAGCAGGGCCGGGCGACCTTGCGCGATCTGCTGGCGGAAGCGGATATCTTTTCGCAAAGCTATCGGCCGCGCGCGATTGCCAGTCTCGGCTTCTCGCCGAAGGACGCCGCGCGCATCAAGCCCGGCATCATCTATGTCACGTTGTCGGCGTATGGCTATGCCGGGCCGTGGGCGGAGCGGCGCGGTTTCGACTCGCTGGTGCAGACGGCGACCGGATTCAATCACGCCGAGGGGCAGGCCGCCGGCGTCGATGGACCGAAGGAATTGCCCGCACAGATGCTCGACCACGCCACCGGCTACTTCATGGCGTTCGGCGCCATGATGGCCAAAGCGCGCCAGGCGCGTGAAGGCGGAAGCTGGCACGTCCAGGTGTCGCTGGCGCAGACCGGACGCTGGCTGTGGAATCTCGGCCGGGTCGCCGACGGCCTCAATACCCGTGATTTTACGGGGGAGGCGGTGACGCCCCTCGTCGAGGACATGGACTCAGGCTTTGGCGCGCTGCGATCGGTCAGGCACTCCGCGATTCTGTCAAAAACCCCGGCATTTTGGGCCCGTCCGGCGATGCCGCTCGGCAGCCATCCGCCGCAATGGCCGGCACGCGAATGA
- a CDS encoding GlcG/HbpS family heme-binding protein, protein MRHKTLAILAACAVVTTCGEAQAQQPAAPAAVPDQMPFDVPYGNSITADRAADVVKAIVAEATKSPRNWKLAISVVDTHGDLVYFYKMDSTQQASVTISQNKARTAARYRRPTQIFNNAMQTPAGAYIATLESPSPTASPGGIPLVEGGKIIGAVGCSGATGDQDAVACKAGADTVK, encoded by the coding sequence ATGCGTCACAAGACCTTGGCGATTCTTGCGGCTTGCGCGGTCGTGACCACCTGCGGCGAGGCTCAGGCCCAGCAGCCGGCGGCCCCGGCGGCGGTGCCGGACCAGATGCCGTTCGATGTCCCGTACGGAAATTCGATCACGGCCGATCGCGCCGCTGACGTGGTGAAGGCGATCGTTGCCGAGGCCACGAAATCTCCCCGCAACTGGAAGCTCGCCATTTCCGTCGTCGATACGCACGGCGATCTCGTCTATTTCTACAAGATGGACAGCACGCAGCAGGCGTCGGTGACGATCTCACAGAACAAGGCACGGACTGCGGCGCGCTATCGGCGCCCGACGCAGATCTTCAACAACGCGATGCAGACCCCCGCCGGCGCCTATATCGCCACGCTGGAGTCGCCTTCGCCGACCGCATCTCCCGGCGGGATCCCGCTTGTCGAGGGCGGCAAGATCATCGGCGCGGTCGGTTGCAGTGGTGCCACCGGCGATCAGGATGCCGTCGCGTGCAAGGCCGGCGCGGATACGGTGAAGTAG
- a CDS encoding efflux RND transporter permease subunit, whose translation MDRLVALAVSRRYLMVAMFVAVLVGGLIAFKQLNIEAYPDPTPPMVDIVTQSPGLSSEEIERYITIPIETQVAGIKNLRTIRTISLYGLSDVKLQFSFDYTYEEALQQVLNRLSQLAPLPGSAQPTISPLSPTGEIFRYRLKGPPNYSVLDLKTLQDWVLQRRFRAVPGVVDVTGWGGKTKTYELQVDFNKLVANGLTLPQVLQAIGNANINVGGNTVNIGAQSAVVRGVGLIRSIDDLNNTMVSQSGGNPVLVRDIAQVTIGEKPRLGIAGLDQDDDIVQGIVLMRRGEQSSPTIARVEKLVHEINHSSILPPGVKIERIYDRKDLIDITTHTVLHNMVVGIILIVLLQWLFLGDLRSALIVGATIPFALFFAVIILVLRGESANLLSVGAIDFGLIVDATVIMVEAIFRRLTQTTALSAAEQSHISFETTMGMKSHAIMSASADVSRSIFFAAAIIIAAFLPLFTLSGVEGNIFGPMARTYAYALAGGLIATFTVTPALSAIILPSHLDEAETWIVKQLDRLYVPVLNWAIANRRIVLTGAAVLVLMTIAFARLLGLEFLPKLEEGNLWIRATLPPTISLQEGNAYVNEMRRMIRARPEVESVVSQHGRPDDGTDAAGLFNAEFFAPLKPNSEWPGTRDKDELTAQLLGQLQDKFPGVEFNFSQYLQDNVSEAVSGVKGENSIKLYGNDLQALTDTANKIKSVLGTVQGVTDLAVFTSLGQPTIQIDIDRARAARYGLSPGDINATIKVAVGGDSAGDLYEPGSDRHFPIIVRLAPEYRKSAEAIHNLRIGVAGQGGVITQIPLSEVASINLISGAAYIYREQQERYLPIKFSVRNRDLGSAIQEAQDKVAEQVQLPPGSRVEWVGEFGNLQDAIKRLSIVVPISLALIGVLLFFNFGSMVDTLLAMSVIPMAIFGGVLGLLITGIPFSVSAAIGFIALFGIAVMDGIIILSQYNQLIDEGYERMRAVIRTGELQLRPVLMTCVVAGVGLLPAAVSEGIGSQVQKPLAIVVVTGMMLAPIVILVTLPVLISVFSRRAR comes from the coding sequence ATGGATCGCCTGGTCGCCCTAGCAGTCAGCCGCCGCTATTTGATGGTCGCCATGTTCGTCGCCGTGCTGGTCGGCGGCCTGATCGCGTTCAAGCAGCTCAACATCGAGGCCTATCCCGATCCGACCCCGCCGATGGTCGACATCGTGACGCAGAGCCCGGGTCTGTCGTCGGAAGAGATCGAGCGCTACATCACGATCCCGATCGAGACCCAGGTCGCCGGCATCAAGAACCTGCGCACCATCCGCACCATCTCGCTGTACGGATTGTCCGACGTCAAACTGCAGTTCTCGTTCGATTACACCTATGAAGAGGCGCTGCAGCAGGTGTTGAACCGGCTGTCGCAGCTTGCGCCGTTGCCGGGCAGTGCGCAGCCGACCATCTCGCCGCTCAGTCCGACCGGCGAGATTTTTCGTTACCGCCTGAAAGGCCCACCGAATTACAGCGTGCTCGATCTCAAGACGCTGCAGGACTGGGTGTTGCAGCGCCGTTTCCGCGCGGTGCCCGGCGTCGTCGACGTCACCGGCTGGGGCGGCAAGACCAAGACCTACGAGCTGCAGGTCGATTTCAACAAGCTGGTCGCCAACGGGCTGACGCTGCCGCAGGTGCTGCAGGCCATCGGCAACGCCAACATCAATGTCGGCGGCAACACCGTCAATATCGGCGCGCAATCCGCCGTGGTGCGCGGCGTCGGCCTGATCCGCTCGATCGACGACCTCAACAACACCATGGTGTCGCAGTCGGGCGGCAATCCGGTGCTGGTCCGCGACATCGCGCAAGTCACGATCGGCGAAAAGCCGCGGCTCGGCATCGCCGGCCTCGACCAGGACGACGATATCGTGCAGGGCATTGTGCTGATGCGGCGCGGCGAGCAGAGTTCGCCGACCATCGCCCGCGTCGAAAAGCTGGTTCACGAGATCAATCATTCCTCGATCCTGCCGCCCGGCGTGAAGATCGAGCGGATCTACGACCGCAAGGACCTGATCGACATCACCACGCATACGGTGCTGCACAACATGGTGGTCGGGATCATCCTGATCGTGCTGTTGCAGTGGCTATTCCTCGGCGACCTCCGCAGCGCGCTGATCGTCGGCGCGACGATTCCGTTCGCGCTGTTCTTTGCCGTCATCATCCTGGTGCTGCGGGGCGAATCCGCCAATCTGCTGTCGGTCGGCGCGATCGATTTCGGCCTGATCGTCGACGCCACGGTGATCATGGTGGAGGCGATCTTCCGGCGGCTGACGCAGACCACCGCGCTCTCCGCTGCCGAGCAGAGCCACATCTCCTTCGAGACCACGATGGGGATGAAGAGCCACGCGATCATGTCGGCGTCCGCCGACGTGTCGCGCTCGATCTTCTTTGCCGCCGCCATCATCATCGCCGCCTTCCTGCCGCTGTTCACGCTGAGCGGCGTCGAGGGCAATATCTTCGGGCCGATGGCGCGGACTTATGCTTACGCTCTGGCGGGCGGGCTGATCGCGACCTTTACGGTGACGCCGGCGCTGAGCGCGATCATCCTGCCCTCGCATCTGGATGAAGCCGAAACCTGGATCGTGAAACAGCTCGACCGGCTGTATGTGCCGGTGCTGAACTGGGCGATTGCGAACCGCAGAATCGTGCTCACCGGTGCTGCTGTGCTCGTCCTGATGACGATCGCGTTCGCGCGATTGCTGGGGCTGGAATTCCTGCCCAAGCTGGAAGAAGGCAATCTGTGGATCCGCGCCACGTTGCCGCCGACCATCTCGCTGCAGGAGGGCAACGCCTACGTCAACGAGATGCGCAGGATGATCCGTGCGCGCCCCGAAGTGGAATCGGTGGTGTCGCAGCACGGACGCCCCGACGACGGCACCGACGCCGCCGGCCTCTTCAACGCGGAGTTCTTCGCGCCCCTGAAGCCCAACAGCGAATGGCCCGGCACCCGCGACAAGGACGAACTGACCGCGCAATTGCTGGGGCAGTTGCAGGACAAATTCCCGGGCGTCGAATTCAACTTCTCGCAATATCTGCAGGATAACGTCTCGGAGGCCGTCTCCGGCGTCAAGGGCGAGAACTCGATCAAGCTCTACGGCAACGATCTGCAGGCGCTGACCGATACGGCCAACAAGATCAAATCCGTGCTCGGCACCGTGCAGGGCGTCACCGACCTCGCGGTGTTCACCTCGCTGGGCCAGCCGACCATCCAGATCGACATCGACCGGGCGCGTGCGGCGCGCTATGGCCTGTCACCCGGCGATATCAACGCCACCATCAAGGTAGCCGTCGGCGGCGACAGCGCCGGCGATCTCTATGAACCCGGCAGCGACCGGCATTTCCCGATCATTGTTCGCCTCGCCCCCGAATACCGCAAGAGTGCGGAGGCGATCCACAATTTGCGGATCGGCGTGGCGGGGCAGGGCGGCGTGATCACGCAGATTCCGCTCAGCGAGGTTGCCTCGATCAACCTGATCTCGGGCGCCGCTTATATCTACCGCGAGCAGCAGGAGCGCTATCTGCCGATCAAGTTCTCGGTGCGCAACCGCGACCTCGGCAGCGCGATCCAGGAAGCGCAGGACAAGGTCGCCGAGCAGGTCCAGCTGCCGCCGGGATCGCGGGTCGAATGGGTCGGCGAGTTCGGCAATCTGCAGGACGCCATCAAGCGGCTGTCGATCGTGGTGCCGATCAGCCTCGCACTGATCGGCGTGCTGCTGTTCTTCAATTTCGGTTCGATGGTCGACACGCTGCTCGCCATGAGCGTGATACCGATGGCGATCTTCGGCGGCGTGCTCGGTCTGTTGATCACAGGCATCCCGTTCAGCGTGTCGGCCGCGATCGGCTTCATTGCACTGTTCGGCATTGCTGTCATGGACGGCATCATCATCCTGTCGCAGTACAACCAGCTCATCGACGAAGGCTATGAGCGGATGCGCGCGGTGATCCGTACCGGCGAACTGCAATTGCGGCCGGTGCTGATGACCTGCGTGGTGGCGGGCGTCGGACTGCTGCCGGCGGCGGTGTCGGAGGGGATCGGTTCGCAGGTGCAAAAGCCGCTGGCGATCGTCGTCGTCACCGGCATGATGCTGGCGCCGATCGTGATCCTGGTGACGCTGCCGGTGCTGATCTCGGTATTCTCGCGCCGGGCGCGCTAA
- a CDS encoding SDR family NAD(P)-dependent oxidoreductase, translating to MDLGLKGRNAVVLGGTRGIGRAIADTLAGEGAGVAVCARNADQVAGTVTELKAMGVKATGASVDITDAAALKSWIADVARQLGSVDMLFSNAGAMAQGGDPASWEQNFRLDVLGAVNAFEAARPLLEASGEKTGDAAFVIISSVSAAQADTASSYGPIKAALIHMAKGLSRQYAARKIRVNVVSPGTVYFKGGIWNMVEQNMPKRYQDALARNPTGRMATPQEIANAAVFLASPASSFTTGSNLVVDGAISNRVNF from the coding sequence ATGGACTTGGGTTTGAAGGGCAGAAACGCCGTGGTGCTCGGCGGCACGCGCGGCATCGGGCGGGCGATTGCGGACACGCTGGCGGGCGAAGGCGCAGGCGTCGCAGTGTGCGCCCGCAACGCGGATCAGGTCGCCGGCACCGTTACGGAGCTGAAGGCGATGGGTGTGAAGGCGACCGGGGCATCCGTGGATATCACCGACGCCGCCGCGTTGAAGTCGTGGATCGCGGATGTTGCGCGGCAGCTGGGCAGCGTCGACATGCTGTTCTCCAATGCCGGGGCCATGGCGCAAGGCGGCGATCCCGCGTCGTGGGAGCAGAATTTTCGGCTCGACGTGCTCGGCGCCGTCAACGCGTTCGAGGCCGCGCGGCCGTTGCTCGAGGCCAGTGGCGAGAAGACCGGCGACGCGGCCTTCGTCATCATTTCATCGGTTTCGGCGGCGCAGGCCGATACCGCCAGCTCCTACGGCCCAATCAAGGCGGCGCTGATCCACATGGCCAAGGGACTGTCGCGGCAATACGCTGCCAGGAAAATCCGCGTCAACGTGGTGTCGCCGGGCACCGTCTATTTCAAGGGCGGCATCTGGAACATGGTCGAGCAGAACATGCCGAAGCGCTACCAGGACGCGCTGGCGCGCAACCCGACCGGCCGCATGGCAACGCCGCAGGAAATCGCCAACGCGGCGGTGTTCCTGGCGAGCCCGGCCTCCTCCTTCACGACGGGTTCGAACCTCGTCGTCGACGGCGCGATCTCGAACCGGGTGAATTTCTAG